One genomic segment of Candidatus Aegiribacteria sp. includes these proteins:
- a CDS encoding CDP-alcohol phosphatidyltransferase family protein, with the protein MNLDSIRNAGRNLLIPIIRLLVFLKISPFAVTALGLLLTVVASWLVWDGKYIAGVAVLIVGSILDAMDGELARRQGIESKAGAVFDSSCDRIGELFMFAAILAGKAGAAHHELIYLVPAALGGSYMVSYVRARAEGVNLSCSVGLVTRTERLILLIMGLVVSGLWDTRAIVLALAILAVGTWFTAGQRMVKVFRDGREVSTDEE; encoded by the coding sequence TTGAACCTGGATAGTATTAGAAATGCTGGTAGAAATCTTCTGATTCCTATTATCAGACTACTGGTTTTTTTAAAGATAAGCCCGTTTGCAGTCACAGCACTGGGTCTTCTTCTTACAGTTGTTGCCTCGTGGCTTGTCTGGGACGGAAAGTATATTGCCGGTGTTGCGGTTCTCATTGTCGGTAGCATTCTTGATGCTATGGATGGGGAACTTGCGCGCAGGCAGGGAATAGAGAGTAAGGCTGGAGCGGTTTTTGATTCCAGCTGTGATCGTATAGGTGAGTTATTCATGTTTGCGGCTATTCTCGCCGGAAAAGCAGGAGCTGCTCATCATGAGCTGATTTACCTCGTGCCTGCCGCGCTTGGCGGCTCGTACATGGTAAGTTATGTCAGAGCCAGAGCTGAAGGAGTGAATCTTTCATGCTCAGTGGGGCTTGTCACGCGTACAGAAAGACTCATATTGCTTATAATGGGTCTTGTTGTTTCGGGATTATGGGACACAAGGGCTATAGTGCTTGCACTGGCCATATTAGCTGTGGGAACATGGTTCACAGCTGGTCAAAGAATGGTAAAAGTATTCAGGGACGGCAGGGAGGTTTCAACTGATGAGGAATAA